The Acropora muricata isolate sample 2 chromosome 4, ASM3666990v1, whole genome shotgun sequence genome contains the following window.
GCCACCATGCAACCACCACTGTCATGCTGAAGGAACTTAGCTAAATGGATACCTACCTTGGCCCAACTCCTACAAGGGGTGAGAAGGACTAGGCACTACATTTGCAAATAGGTGAACAAAGCAGTGATATGCAAAGATCAGCAGGGGCCAAACAACTGCCAATACGCCAACTAAAACTCACATGGCAAGGGAAACCCCTGCAGCATGTGGAGATAACCCCTTGATGAATAGACCATaaatttttacagttgtgtgcttagttgcctggcctttgaatgaaagtgaggcgggagttgatcttgttttgatagaaacctaaCTCCTTTttatatgcaaattcctactaattagcatgagaacagcatcattaacatgagaaaagcagggaggtttctatcaaaacaaggtcacctccagcctcactttcattcaaaggccaggcaactaagcaagaaactgtaaaatggtctattgactcAAGAGTAACTTAGCCTATATTACCATTAGCCACATGAGAAATTCCTTTTAATTTAACACTCAGAGGTTATGCAAGGAAGGGGCTAAGTGATAGCATTACATAGCTAAAGTGAAGCTGTGCATAACCTTTGCTATATAACGTAAACCTTGCTATCTCTTATATGTAAATTATCTGTCTTCATGCCAACTACATATCTTCGGGTCTATTGTGACAAGGTCACCTTTGCCCTGGCAAAGGCTTGACAACTAAGTACACAGTGACATGGTCAGAGGCCAGCAGAAGTCAAGATTTTGCAAAAAatcttgcactttattttacaGCTCAAGGTAGAGAGAATTATTACTAATGCACATTTACTTCTAGTTGggactgcaaaaaaaaaaaagaagacaaaattgatgCATCCTCCAAGCCAAGGGACACTTTGATTTTCATTACCTACCTCTTTTGGTCTTGTCAACTCGTCCAAGTCTCTATcaagcctttgcaaaaagtcATCTGTAATCAACACCTGATCAATatgacaaaaagcaaaaagtcaGTGCCAAGAACGACAATGACCAGACAAAATTTTAATGTACAGTGCACAGACTTCTGCCAGGTCCCTTTAGTTCAAAGAATGGATAGATCTAGACCCTGGCCAACTCAATAAGTTTTGGAAATTATTATCTGTTCGATAACAGTTCTTTATCCATTGGGTAGCACTGTTCAACCTTTGAACATGCCAGATAGGGTGAACTCCATTGGTACGAGACAATACTTTGTCATATGGTTAAGCCAATCTTGGACCACTATGCCAGGAGGGAGTTCCCAAATGAAGCAACAAAATCTCTtttcacaataaaattaataatttaaacCATTCTAAGTTATCATGTTGCACCTGAAGCCAAGTTCCACAAGCAGCAAATTTATGTTCATTGTCTGTTAAAGAGCCTGTTACTTTTGGAGTGACAAAAGTGATGGCCACATTGCGCACTGAGCTGTGAAATGTGAAATGTCGTCCATGGTTGAGACGTCCTCTATGAAAAAACACACAAACATGAACCACTAGGTGATGTATGACAGAAGTAGACCTGACAAGcacaattaattattttttttggcttcttGGTGGCTGCTTTTATTTAACTCATGCATTCTTTTGCGATTCTCACCTCAGAGCAAGTGGTAGTAACATTGCCGCCTCAAAACCAAACCGCAAATGAACTCCACGAAGAGTCCTCGTCCTTGACATTTCGCTCACAACACTGCTACAAGCTGACATCCTGCCAGGCAATGTCCCATCTCCTAATTCCCTTTTTGGCATTAATGAAGACCCTGCTATGGGTGGAAGCACATGAAAGCGTGTCCCCAAATCTTTTCTTGAGTGTGCATCCTGAGTGGATCCCAGGGGAAATCCAGTAGGTTGACTGACAGAGTTGTTGACATAACTTTCCTCCCAAAAGCATTTTACACACACACCACTCAGATTTGATCCTTCCGTTTTGATCCCTGTCCTGACAACATCCTATTTGATAGTAATAGTTAATTTCCACAAGAATGGATAATTATTAGTGTTGCACAGATACCACTCCTTGtcatcaacaataataatattggcaTTATGCAGGTCACAGTGCAAAGGTCacttttcttgaaaataatgTTCAAAGTTCATTGAGAGGTGGTCCACTGAATTGACAGCAGTTTTCTCGCTTTTCTTatcaaaaatgcaatttttagtGCAATTATATTGTACTTTGGTACTAACATATTTTGATACAATATTTTCAACTTCGCCGCTGTCATCTTTATCTGTATAAACTTATGCTCTGATCCCTCAATCAAGGAACAAACgtgtataaattattattgtgaaacCATTTTAACTGCAAGTTTTTTGAGTGTGTGGTATTGCAActgacaaaagacaaaaaatttaAACAGCAAGTCAACTAGCATTTAGCCATCTCTCCTTGCAAGCACTTGACCACTGATTCCTTATAGACATTCCTTCTGAGAATTTGGTGTgtgtattaattattttagtcTCACTTAAATGGCACTTTAACTGAAGGTGAATTAAGACAACTTTTATAGGTTGTCAAATAGCAAATTTTGGTTGCCAAACTTTTTCCTCTGTCCACTCCACTGGAATTTTGATTGCAAATGAATGATGGAAACTGATATTAATTActtttccagttaaattttagttttccgtTGTTTTTGTGTACAATATTAACCATACATTAccatacacaaaaacaaaggaaaactaaaatttaaccggaaataaaaactaacaaCAACATATATAAAAATTTGATAACTGCTCTTGTTGTGCAAAAATTCTATACCTGCAGTTCAGGATTGATAATAAAGATAGATTCAATTCTATCCATGTCAGTTATAAGCCATGGTCCCCCAGCACTAATGACAAAAGAGAAACACATATTATCAGAATTTGCATGTACAGTATCAAATACATTTTAGCTTTTGGTTAGGATTGCAAGCTTGGTTTTTGCTTCATCCAACTTTGCCCCTGGCATAATAAATTTCTTTCAACTGATTCGTTTAATATTATTGATCTGTCATCTCTCTAATTTAGAAAACACTACTCTGCTACAGTTATATAGGAACTTACCGTAATTGaataaattatataaacaaAAGTAAATTCTTATAAATGTAAACCACAACATGTACATCCccacattttcaaaaaattatttagtCAGCATAAGCTGACTATGTATCCCTGTTCTGACTGGTTACCGAAATTCAGTTGGAGTCTTTGTGAAGTTAAGTCATAACTTACGGGGGTACTTTTTGCAAGAGTTCTAAAACTGCTGGTCCATTCCAATGTTGTGCTGCCTGCAGTTCCTCAGAACAAATCCCAACTGCCTGccattacaaaataattttgcatgaataaaaaacaaaagctaCTATTAAATTTTGCACATCAAATAATATTCACTAAGAAGTATGGTAATACATTTCCCAACTAattcttttcttctttaaagaaacaaaaatacacatacatacatGTATATGATGATAGGATGATTTTATGCAAAAGCCTAATGACGTCAAACGCAGTTAATTTTGCCAATAACAGTTACTTAACAAGGGTAAGTATTGGACAGGTTAATACTGAAGTTATCTTATGTTTCTGCTACCCTTGCATTTGCATTGAATTGTGTCAATATTGCATCAGCATTGCACCGCTTATATCATGTGTCTCCTTAGCCCTGAGTGGTCATCTGGTAGTTTAAGTGTGTCACTAAACAgagcattaaccctttcactgccaaggggttccccattgacgggtaaaatcgtctggcattagacagagtaaaatccataacTGTCATGAGTgcacctacggcagttaaagcgttcaTCCCTATTCCTCCCTGCCATTAACTCCCCTTCttctttactttttcttttctccttattccatttcttctccttccctttgtttttcttgatatcattATGATTGTCTTCAGTTTAATTATTGTTCCTACAGTATTACTGTTATCTTGTTTTTCTTCCACTGAAATTTCTTTCAGTGTGTCAATAGATGCCTGggtttatttcattgtttttccttGACTTGCTCCACCCCTTCCATGGGGTGCAAGGGTTTGTGGATGGGTGGTGTGGACACTGCTGGCCATGTGGCTGGTTCCGTCCAGCGGAAGGTGGGTTGAGAGGGAGGGATGTTAGGTTGCTGAACAATGttgtttatgtttttgttttttaccacagtCAAAGGCAACTTTACAGTGCAACATACACACACAcagatgacgatgataatgacaatgatGATATTGTTATTATCACAAATCAATGGTATAACAACCTGGATGAAACGTACTGATCCCAAGGGACCTGCAACTGGTGGTATCTGAGGGTCATCAACCATTAACATATGTTGAATGTGGGACGGATTGCAGTTGTACTGCCCAGCAGCTGACCGAGTCTGATCCAGAGGAGAATGCCAAGAAACATGGTCTCCACTGCAAAGAGCATTTTCTAAAAAGAGTCATGCAAAAAAAAGTAACCATAGATGGAAGAAATAGTTTAATGcttctctggtttaaaatgaatgcaacttaaaaacttatataataatcattgcaaccttttaagttgcattaattaatttttaaaccaaatgtAGCAgtgtcaaactatgtctgatcgTACCCCTGGTTTCTgcatgaactgtaatctaccCAAAGATAATAATCCTTTGACACATTGACACATTATTTTAAAGACCATACCCGACAAACAAAGATCAGGAAACTCTGGTGGAAGAAAAATGTCAGTTGCCTTTTAAAAATTTCTGGTTGATGACACGCCCCAGTTGTTAAAAGGGTGGGGCACTtatatccattggataaatcactatacCCTGGATAAGTCTATAGGTTTTTGTAGAACTTATTCAATGGATAGTGATCGATTTATCCACTTGGATGGCACTATCcatgaacaactggggccagagcttataataatatttaagtaAATCTAACTTGTGgactattatcaatgctgcattctgattggttgagctaccactaggctatatgttatagcccactagtagcgaaaagcacccgccatatttgtaatgttttggtggtaaaaaaggATATAAGTCCACCTTTAACTAgcgcaagatgttttgtcttgatatttttaccaactggttggattttactaaaacaattattattattcctcttgccctcatggcctctgcgtcaatagcccattcggccttgagcctcatggactattgactcagagcccatttgggctcAAGGAATACTGGTAACTGTTAAAAATCCAATTGATAGTCAGAGCTAACATTCACTCATACAATACACGATCGTCTACGTctggaaaattctttgttaaagGTTCTAGAttgcaaatacaaaataattccTTCTCTCGACTCGGAGTAAAACTGTGGAATAAGATACCATGCTATGTAACAGATCGTCCTAAAAAAACTTTCAAGCGAGTTATTCGCGAATTGCTATTTGATATTTTAGAAAGGGAGGATGACTATATTCAAATCCCCATGATTATCCAAAACATAGGTATATAGATAcacttgttatttatttaattttgtaatctgcaaggcttgttttgttttaatttaaggtttaaactgtttctctaatttgttttaatttaaggtttaaattgtttttctaaggTATTTATTTGAGTTgttcgtgttttcttttttttgtcttgcccCGCCTCGACTAGCTTTTCAGCTATTTGCGGGGCAAACTATCCCAACCTGTAtgtaaagataaataaataaaagttgtaAGTTGTAAAAGTTGTAAGTTGTAAGTTGTAAGTAAGCGGAACTTAAACCAAGAACATCTGTATGCAAACTTAGTGCTGTTCTATATGGTCAACAGAGATAACATAAAAGAACTAAAACAAAAGACCATTAAATATTAACCAAACCTAAGCAAATTGAGTTaacaaaagaatgaaaatatATCATAGATTCCTACACTAGGGTAAATCCAAAATAAGACGTtatttcttgcaaaatcagACAGAAAATTAACATTAACCCATTTAAGGGAGAAGGGATGGCATAGtggtttaggcctaattagggcTAAAcaaatttttaggcctaaggttagcttttgcaagtgtttgggatactttctgtgttggtaaaacaatgacctgtgacctgtgacctgcactTTAGACCCGCCACATTGTATGCAGTTACATCGTGAAATACAAAGCTATTAAGTATCATAATTTTTATTGGTATTAAATTTTGATATTAAAGAACAGGTATAAACATAATCATCCTCAATCCCATTAGTACAGTGAAGAGTAATTTatgaagttttcttttaaatactcTTTTCGTTAGCTTATACCAGTCAGAGGGCAAAACAGTTCCACAAGCTCGCACCAAATGCAGAAAAAGATTTAAGTTTCACACCCAATCTAGATTCCTGAATGTAGAATTTCTTTGCTGAAGAGAAATGTGTATTGTGTGCATGGACATCAGATGAGTGAATAAAAAGCTGACGAATATTCTTAGGTGTTGAATTAGTAAAAACATCATACATTATAGTGGCAACCATTTCAGTGTAAAGCATATCAACAGGAAGAATGTTCAAGGCAATAAAGAGAGGGATAGCATGAGATCTATCGTTGGAAAAGGAAATAAGACGGAGTGCACGTTTTTGCAAGGTAAGGATCTAATTCTTCAAGTCACGCTGAGCTGCATGCCCCCAAACAGGTATACCATAGAGCGTGTAGGGAAATATCAGGGAGCGGTAAATTTGAAGAAGGATATTTTGAGCTACATGATGTCTTAGTCTTGCAAGTGTACCAACTATTTTGCTAACCTTCCAAGTAAATAAAATCAATATGATGCCTCCAAGTTAGGTTCTTGTCAATTAGCACTCGTGAGAATAATTTTACATAATCTTTTTCTTCAAGAAGTACGAATCCATTATTACGGTTATCTGGAATTCTGATGCATGTCTTATGATTAGTTCTTTTTTCAGTCTTGGCCtaaagacaacaaaacaaaatttgatttcttaGCATTAATAGTTAGTTTATTAGCATTTAGCCAGTCACAGACATTTGTTAGTTCAATATTAACCACCCTTTCCAGAGATTTCAAGTCTTAATCAGCATAATTATAGCAAGTTTGTGTCGTCAGCAATTATCCAAGTTTATTGCTACAAAGATAAATATCATTAAAGTACATCAAAAAAAGTGAAGGGCCTAGAACAGATCCTTGAGGAACTCCAGTTGGTGAGTTCTTCTTCTATGAAATGTGGTCATTGTCAATATGCGttgtttgtgttcggttagccAAGTAGGACGAGAACCACTCATGCACAATATCTCTGCATTCG
Protein-coding sequences here:
- the LOC136914733 gene encoding suppressor of fused homolog, which codes for MSGYCGIPMPSPSVPTPRGLQAIYSTLREIYPDQPNPLQVTALLKFWLGGPDPLDFISMFNNLGSPMDGIPSHWHYISAGLSDLHGDGRVHGVGTKESPSGFGFELTFRLKKQAGESSPPSWPAELLQCLARYVFQTENALCSGDHVSWHSPLDQTRSAAGQYNCNPSHIQHMLMVDDPQIPPVAGPLGSVRFIQAVGICSEELQAAQHWNGPAVLELLQKVPPAGGPWLITDMDRIESIFIINPELQDVVRTGIKTEGSNLSGVCVKCFWEESYVNNSVSQPTGFPLGSTQDAHSRKDLGTRFHVLPPIAGSSLMPKRELGDGTLPGRMSACSSVVSEMSRTRTLRGVHLRFGFEAAMLLPLALRGRLNHGRHFTFHSSVRNVAITFVTPKVTGSLTDNEHKFAACGTWLQVLITDDFLQRLDRDLDELTRPKEVKLPREYCWSQYGLLISVFPDE